Proteins found in one Hevea brasiliensis isolate MT/VB/25A 57/8 chromosome 18, ASM3005281v1, whole genome shotgun sequence genomic segment:
- the LOC131175930 gene encoding loganic acid O-methyltransferase-like, with protein MIREISESTTTMAESHPMIGGDGTYSYTKNSYLQREGIKYAKGLIDETIAHKLDIKDLLSNSRSFKIADLGCSVGPNTFICMESVIQAVKHKFQSHGLTEQIPDFQVFFSDHTFNDFNTLFRSLPPERPYFAAGVPGSFHGRLFPESSVHFVHSSYALHWISQVPKEILDKSSPAWNKGRIYYTGAPDEVGKAYAIQFAKDVEIFLDARAKELVVGGMMVLILPGIRNGISHSCAVVNVMLDLLGSCLMDMCKEGLVSEAQVDSFNLPTYVPSPKEMIDLVERNGSFKIERMELFDPVPGNEAQILGSGHAWKMHFRAGLEGVFSKHFASETIDELFDRFPNKAAEKLKATSTETSLLFIALKRK; from the exons ATGAT CAGAGAGATAAGCGAAAGTACAACCACAATGGCGGAATCACATCCGATGATTGGTGGAGATGGTACGTACAGCTACACAAAAAACTCCTACTTACAG AGAGAAGGCATAAAATATGCTAAGGGGCTGATTGATGAGACAATTGCTCACAAGCTTGACATAAAAGATCTGCTTTCTAATTCAAGGTCTTTTAAGATTGCAGATTTGGGATGTTCTGTTGGACCCAACACCTTTATTTGCATGGAAAGTGTTATTCAAGCTGTGAAACATAAGTTCCAATCCCATGGTCTCACTGAACAAATTCCTGATTTTCAAGTTTTCTTTAGTGATCATACCTTCAATGATTTCAATACTCTCTTCAGATCTCTCCCTCCAGAAAGACCATATTTTGCTGCTGGTGTGCCAGGGTCATTCCACGGGAGGCTATTCCCTGAGTCCTCTGTTCATTTTGTCCATAGCTCCTATGCTTTACATTGGATCTCCCAGGTGCCAAAAGAGATCCTGGATAAGAGCTCACCTGCATGGAACAAGGGCAGAATTTACTACACAGGTGCACCAGATGAAGTTGGAAAAGCTTATGCCATCCAGTTTGCAAAGGACGTGGAGATATTTCTGGACGCTAGAGCTAAAGAGCTTGTGGTTGGTGGTATGATGGTGCTTATTTTGCCTGGAATCCGTAATGGGATTTCTCATTCCTGTGCAGTAGTTAATGTGATGCTCGATCTTTTAGGATCCTGCCTCATGGATATGTGTAAAGAG GGATTGGTGAGCGAAGCTCAAGTGGACTCTTTCAATTTGCCTACGTATGTTCCCTCTCCTAAGGAGATGATAGACCTTGTAGAAAGAAATGGGAGCTTCAAAATTGAGCGAATGGAGCTATTTGACCCTGTACCTGGCAATGAAGCGCAAATCTTGGGCAGCGGCCATGCATGGAAGATGCACTTCAGGGCTGGATTGGAGGGTGTTTTTAGCAAGCATTTTGCAAGTGAGACCATAGATGAATTGTTTGATCGTTTTCCCAACAAGGCGGCAGAAAAACTGAAGGCCACCTCAACTGAAACATCTCTTCTATTTATTGCTCTAAAACGCAAATGA